AATTATTTAATGGGTGGATGACGGGATTCGAACCCGCGACGACTGGTACCACAAACCAGGGCTCTACCGCTGAACTACATCCACCATTTCTAAAACATCTTGACCCGGGAGGGATTCGAACCCCCGACCAACTGCTTAGAAGGCAGTTGCTCTATCCAGCTGAGCTACCGGGTCGGATAGAACCAACTGATTCGGGATGACAGGATTTGAACCTGCGACCCTCTGTACCCAAAACAGATGCGCTACCACTGCGCTACATCCCGAGAAAGTCCTTGAATCACCAGTGTTTTTGGCAGAAGGACTGTGTCAACAAAAGGGAGATTTATTTCTTCAGGTTCTTCAATCTTTCTAGAAGGACAGGATGGTTTGGGTTCTTTTGCAAGGCTTTGCGGTAGGCTTTCCATGCTTCTTCTGGTTTTCCAATGGTTTGGAGAAAATAACCAAAGGAATCTAAGTAAGCTGGGTTGTTTGGATCGAGTTCAAGTGCTTTTTTTAAGGATTTGATCGCTTCTGAACGTTCTTCGGTGCTGATTTTTTTCTTTAGAGCGAGTAAATAACCCAAAGAGTTGAGGCTGTTTTTGTAATCGGGAGTATGTTTTAAGATACGGCGGTGGATTTCAATTGCCTCTTCCAAACGGTGGGTGTATTCATAAACATGAGCCAAAAAGGAAAGGAGTTTGGGATCATCCACTGCCACCTGCAGTCGGTCTTTGATGATGGACTCGGCAGTTTCCCAATCTTTTAGTTCCACAAGAGCAAAAACTTTCAGTCGGTATACATTATCGACTTCGATAAAACCAGGATATTCACCGAGAATTCGATCCAAAACCTGAATTGATTTTTTGAAGTTTTTGGTCTGAAAACAACAAAGGGCAAAATTATACAAAAGGATGGGGTCTTCTGGATTTTGGAGTAAGGCCTGATCCAAAAGGTTTAAGGCCATGGCATAATTGCCTTTATTCATATAACCGAGGTAGTCTGTCTCTTCTGCCATTGTATCTACTTAGATTGTAATTCCTTAAGTCGAAGTTTTTCCGTTAAGTCCAATTGGATGGGAGTGACAGGCAACTTTCCTTGGTTGTAGGCTTCAAAGTCTGTTCCTGTTTCTTCATCATGCCCAAGTAAACTACCGTTTAACTGAAATTCGCTGACACCTTCAATGATTTGTTTTTTCTCATACTTTTCGGTGTATCGCCTGCGCCCAAGCCTTGTAAAAACGATTTCGCTGATCGTGCCAGATCCAGAAATCTCTGGAGGA
The genomic region above belongs to Leptospira terpstrae serovar Hualin str. LT 11-33 = ATCC 700639 and contains:
- a CDS encoding tetratricopeptide repeat protein, giving the protein MAEETDYLGYMNKGNYAMALNLLDQALLQNPEDPILLYNFALCCFQTKNFKKSIQVLDRILGEYPGFIEVDNVYRLKVFALVELKDWETAESIIKDRLQVAVDDPKLLSFLAHVYEYTHRLEEAIEIHRRILKHTPDYKNSLNSLGYLLALKKKISTEERSEAIKSLKKALELDPNNPAYLDSFGYFLQTIGKPEEAWKAYRKALQKNPNHPVLLERLKNLKK